Genomic DNA from Desertifilum tharense IPPAS B-1220:
CGCAGCAACGCTGATTCCTGTGTTTAAAGATGTTTGCGATCGCGCTCCGAAAAGCAGCCCCGCTTGGACTTGTTTAGCCTGGTTATATCTGTTAGAAGATAAACCCAAGTCCGCCTACAAAGCTGCCCAAAAAGCAGTTAAACTCAATCCTGAAGACCCCCAAGCCCGCATTAATTTGGCGATCGCCATGCTGGAAATCGGTCAAAAAGGCGTACGCCAACACATTGATATCGTTCAGTCGATTGTGACGGCTGTCTCAGAACTGCGCCAGGAAGTCCAAGAGAATATTGAAGATGGGTTACAACGAAAACCCGATTGGGATAGCCTCAAACGCGTACAGAACTGGCTATTTGAGTCGTAAGGACTTTTCTCGCCCGCCCCGCAAAGGGGCTTTAAGCAACAAAAATTTTCAAAACTATATAAGCTGTAAATATAAGTTGAATAAGTTTATATAATTTTCTCGACCTTTAATGATAAGATTT
This window encodes:
- a CDS encoding M48 family metallopeptidase; this encodes MTQTAESIFDEGLRRYQEGESAATLIPVFKDVCDRAPKSSPAWTCLAWLYLLEDKPKSAYKAAQKAVKLNPEDPQARINLAIAMLEIGQKGVRQHIDIVQSIVTAVSELRQEVQENIEDGLQRKPDWDSLKRVQNWLFES